A region of the Chlamydia buteonis genome:
GGTTCGCAGGCGGGCTGTTCCTACGATGTAAGTATTCCAAACTCGTACTTCTCTTTATAATTATTCCCCTATTTTTGTCCTTCTGTTTTTTAATTTAATTAATTTTTGTTCTAATTATTTCTGGCTATTAAGAAAATCTATTTCTGTATTTATCTTCTTTATAGTGGAAGTTTTAGATGCTAAGAAGCGGGAGTTGTTCTCTGTTCCTCTTCTTGCTTCTTATTCTTTTCGAGTCTTTGGTTATTAGTTACATATTCTTCTTAGGGTATTTTGGAAGAAGATTCGTATACAATAGGGATTTTTCTCAATCTATGTGGGAGGTGTTGCTAAATAAATCATCTCTTTTTATAGATTGTGGATACCATGGGAAGACTGTTACGATATGGCTGCTGTTTATGCAGTTTAGTATTTATTTGCTATTTTTCATCTTGTGTAACTGCAGGAGCTCAGGAAGCTGGGCGTTGTCCTGATTGTGAGAGCTTTAGAAAAGCTGTTCATCGCTCGGATCAACTACCTGAAAATATTCAAGAATCTGAAAATGGTTGTTATCTTACGGGGTATGTACAAGCCCTCGTAGACATGCATTTTTTAGATAGCTGTACTCAGGTTGTTGTTGAGGATAACGTTGCTTATGTATTCGCCCTTCCTGTCGATACGGTACTTTCTAATGCGATTATAGATTTTATTAAAGATTTACCGTTTATTGCTTCTGTAGAAATTTGCACTAGCCCCTATCAAGAATGTTGGAGTATTTATGGAGAAAATCGTCCTATATTACCCAAGCAGAAGGCTTTAGGCACGGAAATTGTCTGTGGTAAAGAAGGTATATGGTTACCACAAAATACCATACTCTTTGCACCGTTAATTGCAGATCCTCGCCAGGTAACAAATAGTGCGGGCATTCGTTTTAATGAGAAGGTTATCGGTAACCGAGTAGGTTCCGCTATTTTTGGTGGGGACTTTATTTTGCTACGTCTTTTCGATGTTTCTCGTTTTCATGGGGATTTAGATATTGGCCTTCAAGGGGGAGTTTTTTCAGTTTTTGATTTAGATCATCCGGATTCTTGCATGGTCAACTCTGACTTTTTCGTTGCGGGTTTGTTAGGGTTTGCTGTTGATAAATGGAGTTTTCGTTTACGCCTTTGGCATCTTTCTTCGCATTTGGGAGATGAATTTCTTTTAACCCATCCGGATTTCCCAAGATTTAACCTCAGTGACGAGGGAATCGATTTTTTTGTTTCCTTGCGTTATAACCCGCAGATACGTCTGTACGGCGGAGCAGGTTACATTATCAGTAGAGATTTGACTTTCCCTGAACGTCCTTTATACATAGAAGCAGGAGCAGAATTACGTCCTTTTGGATTGCGTGAGGGCAATTTACACGCTCAGCCGATTTTCGCTATGCATTTTCGCTTCTGGGAAGAACAGCATTTTGGAATAGATCAGACCTATATCTTAGGTATGGAATGGTCAAAATTTCGTGATGTTGGCAGAAAAATTCGTGCATTTGTCGAATACCATCAAGGATTTTCT
Encoded here:
- a CDS encoding DUF1207 domain-containing protein, with the protein product MGRLLRYGCCLCSLVFICYFSSCVTAGAQEAGRCPDCESFRKAVHRSDQLPENIQESENGCYLTGYVQALVDMHFLDSCTQVVVEDNVAYVFALPVDTVLSNAIIDFIKDLPFIASVEICTSPYQECWSIYGENRPILPKQKALGTEIVCGKEGIWLPQNTILFAPLIADPRQVTNSAGIRFNEKVIGNRVGSAIFGGDFILLRLFDVSRFHGDLDIGLQGGVFSVFDLDHPDSCMVNSDFFVAGLLGFAVDKWSFRLRLWHLSSHLGDEFLLTHPDFPRFNLSDEGIDFFVSLRYNPQIRLYGGAGYIISRDLTFPERPLYIEAGAELRPFGLREGNLHAQPIFAMHFRFWEEQHFGIDQTYILGMEWSKFRDVGRKIRAFVEYHQGFSKEGQFVREPCNYYGFRLTYGF